Proteins from one Staphylococcus sp. IVB6214 genomic window:
- a CDS encoding YlbF family regulator — translation MTNKEDVLRKARELQQSIQDLETIQYYKQVETQIHQNEHIAKQMKTLKQQQKQSVNLQNYDKPIAYQRSEATIQAIQAEIDDMPIVSEFRQAQREANDTIQFIIETLADGIDISQLDSQQDDE, via the coding sequence ATGACCAATAAAGAAGATGTGTTGCGTAAGGCACGTGAACTGCAACAGTCGATTCAAGATTTGGAAACAATCCAATATTACAAGCAAGTAGAGACACAAATTCATCAAAATGAGCATATTGCTAAACAAATGAAAACATTGAAACAACAACAAAAGCAATCTGTGAACTTACAAAATTACGATAAACCTATTGCGTATCAACGTTCTGAAGCGACTATTCAAGCGATTCAAGCAGAAATCGATGATATGCCAATTGTCTCAGAATTTCGCCAAGCACAGAGAGAGGCGAATGATACGATCCAATTCATTATTGAAACGTTAGCAGACGGTATTGATATCAGTCAACTTGACTCGCAACAAGATGATGAATAA
- a CDS encoding 2-oxoacid:acceptor oxidoreductase subunit alpha, with protein MKSQVSWKVGGQQGEGIESTGEIFATAMNRKGYYLYGYRHFSSRIKGGHTNNKIRVSTTPVHAISDDLDILIAFDQETIELNHHEMREDSVILADAKAKPEKPEDCKAQLIVMPFTETAKELGTTLMKNMVAIGATAALMSLDIKPFEALITGMFEKKGDKVVNLNIQALHEGHRLMNEELSHIEGDFDLAESDNVPHLYMIGNEAIGLGAIAGGSRFMAAYPITPASEIMEYMIDHLPEVGGTVIQTEDEIAAATMAIGANYGGVRAFTASAGPGLSLMMEAIGLSGMTETPLVIMNTQRGGPSTGLPTKQEQSDLMQMIYGTHGDIPKIVLAPTDAEDAFYLTVEAFNLAEMYQCPVILLSDLQLSLGKQTVKNLDFNKIQINRGSTITEDIERDPEDKDYYKRYAVTESGVSPRPIPGVKGGIHHVTGVEHNEQGKPSEAAQNRQDQMDKRMRKTENLRIESPVEGSLKHEQSDVLYLGFISTKGAIQEGVERLEAAGHKVEHLQIRQLYPFPTDLIQEAVDRAQKVVVVEHNYQGQLANIIKMNVNLGDKLVNQTKYDGTPFLPHEIESKGLTLLNSQKERI; from the coding sequence ATGAAATCTCAAGTATCGTGGAAAGTCGGAGGCCAGCAAGGTGAAGGGATTGAATCTACGGGTGAAATCTTTGCGACTGCGATGAACCGCAAAGGCTATTATTTATACGGTTACCGTCACTTTTCTAGCCGCATTAAGGGCGGCCATACGAACAACAAAATTCGTGTGTCGACAACACCTGTACATGCGATTAGTGACGATTTAGATATATTAATTGCGTTCGATCAAGAAACGATTGAACTCAATCATCATGAAATGCGTGAAGACAGCGTGATTTTAGCAGATGCGAAAGCAAAACCAGAAAAACCAGAAGATTGTAAAGCGCAATTAATTGTTATGCCATTTACAGAAACAGCAAAAGAACTTGGTACTACTTTAATGAAAAACATGGTCGCAATTGGAGCGACAGCTGCTTTAATGTCATTAGATATCAAGCCTTTTGAAGCGTTGATTACAGGCATGTTTGAGAAAAAGGGTGACAAAGTAGTTAACTTAAATATTCAGGCATTACATGAAGGACACCGTTTAATGAATGAGGAACTCAGCCATATTGAAGGGGACTTTGATTTAGCTGAAAGTGATAACGTACCACATCTATATATGATTGGAAATGAAGCGATTGGTTTAGGTGCGATTGCAGGTGGTTCTCGCTTTATGGCAGCTTATCCAATTACACCAGCCTCTGAAATTATGGAATATATGATTGATCATTTACCAGAAGTAGGCGGCACTGTGATTCAAACAGAAGATGAGATTGCGGCTGCGACGATGGCAATCGGTGCAAACTATGGTGGTGTGAGAGCGTTCACAGCCTCTGCAGGCCCAGGACTATCATTGATGATGGAAGCAATCGGTTTGTCAGGTATGACGGAGACACCACTTGTCATTATGAATACACAACGTGGTGGTCCATCAACAGGTCTTCCGACGAAGCAAGAACAGTCTGATCTAATGCAAATGATTTACGGCACACATGGTGATATTCCAAAAATCGTATTGGCACCAACTGATGCAGAAGATGCATTCTACTTAACAGTTGAGGCGTTTAACTTAGCTGAAATGTATCAATGCCCAGTTATTTTATTAAGTGACCTACAATTATCACTTGGTAAACAAACAGTTAAAAACTTAGATTTCAATAAAATTCAAATTAATCGAGGGTCTACAATTACAGAAGACATCGAACGTGATCCGGAAGATAAAGATTACTACAAACGCTATGCAGTGACAGAGTCAGGTGTATCACCAAGACCAATTCCAGGAGTCAAAGGTGGTATTCACCATGTCACGGGTGTTGAACATAACGAACAAGGTAAACCAAGTGAAGCGGCACAAAACCGTCAAGATCAAATGGATAAACGTATGCGTAAGACAGAAAACTTACGCATTGAAAGTCCAGTAGAAGGATCGTTGAAACATGAACAATCAGATGTTCTATATCTTGGATTTATTTCAACAAAAGGTGCCATTCAAGAAGGTGTAGAACGTTTAGAAGCTGCTGGACACAAAGTAGAACATCTACAAATTCGTCAATTGTACCCATTCCCAACAGATCTTATTCAAGAAGCGGTTGATCGTGCACAAAAAGTTGTTGTTGTTGAACATAACTATCAAGGACAACTTGCAAATATCATTAAAATGAATGTGAATTTAGGCGATAAATTGGTAAACCAAACAAAATATGATGGAACGCCATTCCTACCACATGAAATCGAATCAAAAGGTTTAACACTTTTAAATTCACAAAAGGAGAGAATCTAA
- the miaB gene encoding tRNA (N6-isopentenyl adenosine(37)-C2)-methylthiotransferase MiaB, translating into MNEEQRKAGTLDVLANRKDKEEKDYSKYFDHVYQPPSLKEAKKRGKEETVYNRDFQIDEKYRGMGKGRTFLIKTYGCQMNAHDTEVMAGILSALGYTPTEDVNVADVILLNTCAIRENAENKVFGEIGNLKHIKQERPDCLIGVCGCMSQEESVVNKILKSYQNVDMIFGTHNIHRLPQILEEAYLSKAMVVEVWSKEGDVIENLPKVREGRIKAWVNIMYGCDKFCTYCIVPFTRGKERSRRPQDIIDEVRDLARQGYQEITLLGQNVNSYGKDLDDIEYGLGDLLEDIAKIDIPRVRFTTSHPWDFTDRMIEVIAQGGNIVPHIHLPVQSGNNQVLKIMGRKYTREAYLDLVSRIKAAIPNVALTTDIIVGYPNETEEQFEETLTLYEEVGFEHAYTYLYSQRDGTPAAKMKDNVPTDVKKARLQRLNQIVGKYSAEALKAYEGKTVKVLCEGASKKDDEVLAGYTERNKLVNFRAPQSMIGKIVDVKIVEAKQYSLNGEFVGVSDATLVSQ; encoded by the coding sequence GTGAATGAAGAACAAAGAAAAGCTGGGACGTTAGATGTTCTAGCGAATCGTAAAGATAAAGAAGAAAAAGATTACAGTAAGTATTTTGATCACGTCTACCAACCGCCAAGTTTGAAAGAGGCGAAAAAGCGTGGTAAAGAAGAAACAGTATATAATCGCGACTTCCAAATCGACGAAAAATATCGTGGTATGGGGAAAGGGCGTACATTTTTAATTAAAACATATGGTTGCCAAATGAATGCGCATGATACAGAAGTCATGGCAGGTATTTTGTCAGCACTTGGTTATACCCCTACGGAAGATGTCAATGTAGCGGACGTTATCTTACTGAATACGTGTGCGATTCGTGAAAATGCTGAAAACAAAGTGTTCGGTGAGATTGGTAACTTAAAGCACATTAAACAAGAGCGTCCGGATTGTTTAATCGGTGTATGTGGTTGTATGTCGCAAGAAGAATCCGTTGTCAACAAAATCTTAAAGTCATACCAAAATGTCGATATGATTTTTGGAACACACAATATTCATCGTTTACCACAAATTTTAGAAGAGGCATATCTTTCTAAGGCAATGGTAGTCGAAGTTTGGTCCAAAGAAGGCGATGTCATCGAGAATTTACCAAAAGTACGTGAAGGACGTATTAAAGCTTGGGTAAATATCATGTATGGATGCGACAAGTTCTGTACGTACTGTATCGTACCATTTACGCGTGGTAAAGAACGTAGTCGTCGTCCACAAGACATTATTGATGAAGTGAGAGACCTTGCACGTCAAGGTTATCAAGAGATTACATTACTCGGTCAAAACGTTAATTCGTATGGAAAAGACTTAGACGATATTGAATATGGTCTTGGTGATTTATTAGAAGATATCGCAAAAATTGATATTCCACGTGTGCGTTTTACGACAAGTCATCCTTGGGACTTCACAGATCGTATGATTGAAGTGATTGCACAAGGTGGAAATATTGTGCCACATATTCATCTGCCAGTTCAATCTGGGAACAATCAAGTCCTTAAAATCATGGGACGTAAATACACGAGAGAAGCGTATTTGGATCTTGTAAGTCGTATTAAAGCAGCGATTCCTAATGTTGCATTGACGACAGACATTATTGTAGGTTATCCAAATGAAACGGAAGAGCAGTTTGAAGAAACACTTACGTTATATGAAGAAGTTGGCTTTGAACATGCATATACGTATCTCTATTCACAACGTGATGGGACACCAGCTGCGAAAATGAAAGATAACGTACCAACAGATGTTAAAAAAGCACGTTTACAACGTTTGAATCAAATTGTTGGTAAATATTCAGCAGAAGCATTAAAAGCATACGAAGGAAAAACAGTCAAAGTATTGTGTGAAGGTGCAAGTAAAAAAGATGACGAAGTGTTAGCAGGCTATACAGAGCGAAATAAACTTGTCAACTTCCGAGCGCCACAATCAATGATTGGTAAGATTGTAGATGTGAAGATTGTTGAAGCGAAGCAATACTCATTGAATGGTGAATTTGTAGGTGTGAGCGATGCCACACTGGTGAGTCAATAA
- a CDS encoding 2-oxoacid:ferredoxin oxidoreductase subunit beta, translating into MATFKDFRNNVKPNWCPGCGDFSVQAAIQKAAANVGLEPDEVALITGIGCSGRLSGYVNSYGVHSIHGRALPLAQGVKMANRDLTVIASGGDGDGYAIGMGHTIHALRRNMNITYIVMDNQIYGLTKGQTSPSSAPGFVTKTTPKGNIEQNVAPLELALSSGATFVAQGFSSDIKALTKMIEDAINHDGFSFVNVFSPCVTYNKVNTYDWFKEHLTDLNDIEDYDTSDKQRAIQTVVEHHSLIKGIVYQDTETPSYESQIESLGETPLAHKDIQLTSEQFESLTKQFV; encoded by the coding sequence TTGGCTACTTTCAAAGATTTTAGAAATAATGTCAAACCCAACTGGTGCCCAGGTTGTGGTGACTTCTCAGTACAGGCGGCCATTCAAAAAGCGGCTGCAAACGTCGGGTTAGAACCGGATGAAGTTGCATTGATTACAGGGATTGGTTGTTCTGGACGTCTGTCAGGGTATGTGAATTCATACGGCGTTCACTCAATTCACGGTCGTGCATTACCACTTGCGCAAGGTGTGAAAATGGCAAATCGTGATTTAACGGTTATTGCGTCAGGTGGTGACGGTGATGGTTATGCGATTGGTATGGGTCATACAATTCATGCGTTGCGACGTAATATGAATATCACTTACATCGTAATGGATAACCAAATTTATGGTCTGACAAAGGGACAAACATCACCTTCATCAGCACCTGGATTTGTGACAAAAACAACACCTAAAGGGAATATTGAACAAAATGTTGCACCTTTAGAATTAGCATTATCATCAGGTGCGACATTTGTTGCACAAGGATTCTCAAGTGACATTAAAGCATTGACAAAAATGATTGAAGATGCGATTAATCACGATGGTTTCTCATTCGTAAACGTCTTCTCACCATGTGTAACATATAACAAGGTGAATACTTACGACTGGTTCAAGGAACATTTGACTGACTTGAATGATATTGAAGACTACGATACATCTGACAAACAACGTGCAATTCAAACGGTTGTTGAACACCATTCACTCATAAAAGGCATTGTATATCAAGATACAGAAACCCCATCATACGAGTCACAAATTGAATCTTTAGGTGAGACACCTTTAGCGCATAAAGATATTCAATTGACGTCCGAACAATTTGAATCGTTAACAAAACAATTTGTATAA
- a CDS encoding heavy metal translocating P-type ATPase has translation MTENNKTYHVEGMTCANCAAKFERNVTGLPSVTSATVNFGASKIYVEGTPTIEELEAAGAFENIAVYDDQSHQQTQQQETSENLTMFEMVKQFFINNQTLWFSTLLIVFGYLSQWMHPVDTRLSLLLFVTAIAMSGWSLIKEGLRNLIHFDFDMRALMTIAVTGGVLIGEWGEVVVVVILFALSEALERFSMDKVRESMASLMKIAPDTATILRQEQLIDVPVEDVNVGDLLYVKAGQKIALDGIVRSGQATVNQATITGESIPVEKTNGDEVFAGTLNQDGHLEIEVTKGSDETTIAKVIALVEEAQIKKAPAQAFIERFARYYTPLIMLIALGVAIIPPLVTGENWSDWLYQGLSVLVVGCPCALIISTPVSIVSGISTAAKNGVLIKGGIHLEQLSKIKTMAFDKTGTLTKGSPNVVDVVQLTDGYAYEDVMARVAALEQTTQHPLARAIVAYVEDAGITMNQTVKQVQTLTGQGIRGVFKRHTMTIGQPQLFETELATDVHEQIEMQQQLGRTVVLVKQDDMLCMLIALQDQVRPQSKKVISQLSKLGVTKRVMLTGDHVFTAKTIGDEVGITDVYANLMPEDKLRYIEQLAEIQPVAMVGDGVNDAPALARANVGIAMGGASADTALETADVALLSNDMSKLPYAVRLSRLTMRTIKWNVGIALGLKILALLLVIPGWLTLWIAIMSDMGATLLVTLNAMRLLYVKDVTSH, from the coding sequence ATGACAGAGAATAACAAAACTTATCATGTAGAAGGAATGACATGTGCCAATTGTGCAGCAAAATTTGAAAGGAATGTTACGGGACTCCCTTCTGTAACATCTGCGACTGTGAATTTTGGTGCGTCAAAAATTTATGTTGAAGGTACGCCAACGATTGAAGAACTTGAAGCTGCTGGTGCATTTGAAAATATTGCGGTTTATGATGATCAATCACATCAACAAACGCAACAGCAAGAAACATCTGAAAATCTCACAATGTTTGAAATGGTGAAACAATTTTTTATAAATAATCAAACGCTATGGTTTTCAACGCTACTTATCGTATTTGGTTACTTATCACAATGGATGCATCCGGTAGATACACGATTGAGTCTTTTATTATTTGTGACAGCGATTGCGATGAGTGGCTGGTCGCTTATAAAAGAAGGACTTCGTAATTTGATACATTTTGACTTTGATATGCGCGCTTTGATGACAATAGCGGTTACCGGTGGTGTGTTAATCGGTGAATGGGGAGAAGTTGTAGTTGTTGTTATTTTATTTGCATTAAGTGAAGCTTTAGAGCGCTTTTCAATGGATAAAGTAAGAGAATCGATGGCGTCACTAATGAAGATTGCACCGGACACTGCTACAATCCTACGTCAGGAACAACTGATTGATGTACCTGTGGAAGATGTAAATGTTGGAGATCTCTTATATGTAAAGGCAGGACAAAAGATAGCGTTGGATGGTATTGTACGTTCAGGTCAAGCGACAGTCAATCAAGCAACAATTACAGGAGAATCTATCCCTGTTGAAAAAACGAACGGTGATGAAGTGTTTGCAGGGACCTTAAACCAAGATGGACACCTAGAAATAGAAGTGACAAAAGGTTCAGATGAGACGACCATTGCTAAAGTTATTGCGTTAGTGGAAGAGGCTCAGATTAAGAAAGCGCCGGCACAAGCCTTTATCGAGCGTTTTGCACGTTATTATACACCATTGATTATGTTAATTGCGTTAGGCGTTGCTATCATACCGCCACTTGTGACGGGGGAAAACTGGTCTGATTGGCTGTATCAAGGGCTTTCCGTACTCGTTGTCGGTTGCCCATGTGCATTAATTATTTCAACGCCTGTTTCAATTGTATCAGGCATTAGTACGGCAGCTAAAAATGGTGTACTCATCAAAGGCGGCATTCACCTAGAACAATTGAGTAAGATTAAAACTATGGCATTCGATAAAACAGGCACGTTGACGAAAGGTTCACCGAATGTCGTTGATGTAGTTCAGCTAACAGATGGCTATGCGTATGAAGATGTGATGGCACGTGTGGCTGCGTTGGAGCAAACGACTCAGCATCCACTTGCTCGTGCAATTGTTGCATATGTAGAAGATGCAGGTATCACAATGAATCAGACTGTAAAGCAAGTCCAAACACTCACTGGCCAAGGTATTCGTGGTGTATTTAAACGACACACAATGACGATTGGACAGCCACAATTATTTGAAACAGAACTCGCAACTGATGTTCATGAACAAATAGAAATGCAACAGCAACTTGGAAGAACTGTTGTTTTAGTCAAACAAGATGATATGTTATGCATGTTGATTGCATTGCAAGACCAAGTTCGTCCACAATCCAAAAAGGTGATTTCGCAATTATCAAAACTTGGCGTCACAAAACGAGTTATGTTAACGGGAGACCATGTATTTACGGCGAAAACAATCGGTGATGAAGTTGGAATCACAGATGTATATGCGAACTTAATGCCTGAAGATAAGCTAAGATATATTGAACAACTAGCTGAAATACAGCCGGTTGCTATGGTTGGAGACGGTGTCAATGATGCACCAGCACTTGCCCGTGCAAACGTTGGCATTGCAATGGGTGGTGCGAGTGCAGATACAGCACTTGAGACGGCAGATGTTGCGCTGTTGAGTAACGATATGTCGAAATTACCCTATGCAGTGCGTTTAAGTCGTCTCACGATGCGTACGATTAAGTGGAATGTCGGCATTGCACTCGGATTGAAAATTCTAGCGTTATTATTAGTGATCCCTGGCTGGTTGACATTATGGATTGCAATTATGTCTGATATGGGGGCGACACTTCTCGTTACATTGAATGCGATGCGACTTTTATATGTGAAAGATGTAACATCGCATTGA
- a CDS encoding TIGR00282 family metallophosphoesterase, with protein MRILFIGDIVGKIGRQAISDYLSQLKQHYRPTVTIVNAENAAHGKGITEKIYKELLREGVDFMTMGNHTYGQRQIYEFIDDATRMVRPANFPEEAPGIGMRTIQLNDKKLAVINLQGRAFMQDIDDPFKKADQLIAEARKETDYIFVDFHAETTSEKNAMGWFLDGRVGAVVGTHTHIQTSDERILPKGTAYITDVGMTGYYDGILGINRDEVIERFITSLPQRHVVPDEGRSVLSGVFVELRTDGTAKHIERVLINDDHPMKY; from the coding sequence ATGAGAATTTTGTTTATAGGAGATATCGTGGGCAAAATCGGCCGACAAGCGATCAGTGATTATTTATCACAATTGAAGCAACATTATCGTCCCACTGTTACGATTGTCAATGCAGAAAATGCAGCGCATGGAAAAGGTATCACTGAAAAAATCTACAAAGAACTTTTACGTGAAGGCGTCGACTTCATGACAATGGGAAACCATACATATGGTCAACGTCAAATATATGAATTTATTGATGATGCGACACGTATGGTGAGACCAGCAAACTTTCCTGAAGAAGCGCCAGGTATCGGTATGAGAACAATCCAATTAAATGATAAAAAATTGGCAGTCATTAACTTGCAAGGTCGTGCCTTTATGCAAGATATTGATGACCCATTCAAAAAAGCAGATCAACTTATTGCTGAAGCACGAAAAGAGACAGACTATATCTTCGTTGATTTTCATGCTGAAACGACTTCTGAAAAAAATGCGATGGGCTGGTTCTTAGATGGTAGGGTTGGCGCAGTCGTTGGAACGCATACACATATTCAAACTTCAGATGAGCGAATATTACCGAAAGGCACAGCGTATATTACAGATGTTGGTATGACAGGTTATTATGATGGTATTTTAGGTATTAATCGTGATGAAGTAATTGAACGTTTTATTACGAGCTTACCACAACGTCATGTTGTTCCGGATGAAGGGCGAAGTGTCTTGTCAGGTGTGTTTGTTGAACTTCGCACGGATGGGACAGCAAAACATATTGAACGTGTACTCATCAATGATGATCATCCGATGAAATATTGA
- the mutS gene encoding DNA mismatch repair protein MutS, which produces MSNVTPMMKQYLSIKSQHQDALLFFRLGDFYELFYEDAVTAARVLEITLTKRDAKKANPIPMAGVPFHSADGYIETLIQNGYKVAICEQVEDPRQVKGMVKREVVRIVTPGTVMEQGGVDETQNNYILSFVHEGDYALSYCDISTGELKVTHFEDESTLINEVTTIKPNEIVVTQPLPDQLKRQFSMITETITVREVVSDTTYQVNQLDQPMMHKAVQILLDYVYDTQKRDMSHIEPAAVYRALDYMKMDFYAKRNLELTESIRLKSKKGTLLWLMDKTKTPMGARRLKQWIDRPLIQRTEIEKRHEAVTQFLNYFIERSTLRDYLTEVYDIERLVGRVSFGNVNAKDLVQLKHSIAQIPAIKGLLQTIDHEAIAHFNALEPLEDLLAVLEKSLVNEPPLSVKEGGLFKTGFNEELDSYLDASRNGKQWLAELQARERERTGIKSLKISFNKVFGYYIEITRANLSQFDPQAFGYERKQTLSNAERFITDELKEKESMILGAQDKAIELEYRLFTELRQYVKQFTERLQQQAKIISELDCLQSFAEIAQQYNYVRPTFSDDRTLSLVDSRHPVVERVMDYNDYVPNDCHLDDETYIYLITGPNMSGKSTYMRQVAIISIMAQMGAFVPCQSAQLPIFDQIFTRIGAADDLVSGKSTFMVEMLEAQKALRYATKDSLIIFDEIGRGTSTYDGLSLAQAMIEYVAQTSQAKTLFSTHYHELTALETSLPCLQNVHVAANEYKGELIFLHKVKEGAVANSYGIQVAQLADLPEPVIARAKVILEAFESNDKPTAIATSDINENEALKETVSEPTSSQTSSETKFEQPTFDLFHPAEQSEVEQEIKQLNLSRMTPLDAFDKLRELQNRLI; this is translated from the coding sequence ATGTCAAATGTGACACCGATGATGAAACAGTATCTCTCAATCAAATCACAACATCAAGATGCATTGCTGTTTTTTAGGTTGGGTGATTTCTATGAATTGTTTTATGAAGATGCAGTGACAGCAGCACGTGTTCTCGAGATAACGTTAACGAAACGTGATGCCAAAAAAGCGAACCCTATCCCGATGGCTGGTGTACCGTTCCATTCTGCAGATGGCTATATCGAAACATTGATACAAAACGGTTACAAAGTAGCAATCTGTGAACAGGTGGAAGATCCAAGACAAGTAAAAGGAATGGTAAAACGTGAAGTCGTTCGGATTGTCACGCCAGGTACAGTGATGGAACAAGGTGGCGTGGATGAAACGCAAAACAATTATATATTAAGTTTTGTACATGAAGGTGACTATGCTTTAAGTTATTGTGATATTTCGACTGGTGAACTCAAAGTGACGCATTTTGAAGATGAGAGTACGTTAATTAACGAAGTGACAACGATTAAGCCGAATGAAATTGTTGTGACACAACCACTGCCAGACCAATTGAAGCGCCAGTTTAGCATGATAACGGAAACGATTACAGTACGTGAAGTAGTGTCAGACACGACATATCAAGTGAATCAGTTGGATCAGCCTATGATGCATAAAGCTGTTCAAATATTATTAGATTATGTCTATGATACGCAAAAACGTGATATGTCTCATATTGAACCGGCGGCTGTTTATCGTGCATTAGACTATATGAAAATGGACTTTTATGCGAAACGCAACCTTGAACTGACAGAAAGTATTCGATTAAAGTCGAAAAAAGGGACGTTATTATGGTTAATGGATAAGACAAAGACACCAATGGGAGCAAGACGCTTAAAACAATGGATTGATCGTCCGTTGATTCAACGAACAGAAATTGAAAAACGTCATGAAGCAGTGACGCAATTTTTAAATTATTTTATCGAACGATCTACATTAAGAGATTATTTAACAGAAGTGTATGACATTGAACGACTAGTCGGGCGTGTCAGCTTTGGAAATGTCAATGCGAAAGACCTTGTGCAGTTGAAACATTCTATCGCTCAAATACCAGCGATTAAAGGCTTATTACAGACCATTGATCACGAAGCAATCGCACATTTTAATGCGTTAGAACCGTTGGAAGACTTGTTGGCTGTCTTAGAAAAAAGTTTAGTTAATGAACCGCCGTTATCAGTAAAAGAAGGTGGACTATTCAAAACAGGATTTAACGAAGAATTGGATAGTTATTTAGATGCTTCACGAAATGGCAAGCAATGGCTGGCAGAATTGCAAGCACGTGAACGTGAGCGCACGGGTATCAAATCTTTGAAGATTAGCTTCAATAAAGTATTTGGCTACTATATCGAAATCACACGTGCAAATCTAAGTCAATTCGATCCACAAGCATTCGGTTATGAACGAAAGCAAACATTATCAAATGCTGAGCGATTTATTACAGATGAGTTGAAAGAAAAGGAAAGTATGATTCTTGGTGCACAAGATAAAGCGATTGAGTTAGAGTATCGCTTGTTTACGGAACTGCGTCAATATGTGAAACAATTTACTGAAAGATTGCAGCAACAAGCGAAAATTATTTCGGAGTTAGATTGTTTACAAAGTTTTGCGGAAATCGCACAACAATATAACTATGTACGTCCAACTTTCAGTGATGATCGCACACTTTCATTAGTTGATTCTCGACATCCGGTTGTCGAACGTGTAATGGACTATAATGACTATGTCCCGAATGACTGTCATTTAGATGATGAGACGTATATTTATTTGATCACAGGACCAAATATGTCCGGGAAGTCCACGTATATGAGACAAGTGGCGATTATTAGCATTATGGCACAGATGGGGGCATTTGTTCCTTGTCAGTCTGCGCAATTACCCATTTTTGATCAGATCTTTACACGTATTGGTGCGGCAGATGATTTGGTGTCTGGTAAGAGTACCTTTATGGTTGAGATGTTGGAAGCACAAAAAGCTTTGCGTTATGCGACGAAAGATAGCTTGATTATCTTTGATGAGATTGGACGAGGAACTTCAACTTATGATGGTTTGTCACTCGCGCAAGCCATGATTGAATATGTTGCACAAACATCACAAGCAAAAACACTATTCTCGACACACTATCATGAATTGACTGCACTAGAAACGTCATTACCGTGTTTACAAAATGTACACGTTGCAGCGAACGAATACAAAGGCGAACTGATCTTTTTGCATAAGGTGAAAGAAGGTGCCGTTGCAAACAGTTACGGAATTCAAGTCGCACAGTTGGCGGACTTACCTGAACCAGTGATTGCGCGTGCCAAAGTGATTCTCGAAGCATTTGAATCAAACGATAAACCAACCGCGATTGCTACTTCTGATATAAATGAAAATGAAGCGTTGAAAGAAACGGTGTCAGAACCAACGTCATCTCAAACGTCATCAGAAACAAAATTTGAACAACCTACATTTGATTTGTTTCATCCAGCTGAACAAAGTGAAGTTGAGCAAGAGATTAAACAATTAAACTTGTCGCGAATGACCCCATTAGATGCATTTGATAAACTACGTGAGTTACAAAATCGATTAATTTAG
- the thiW gene encoding energy coupling factor transporter S component ThiW, translating into MNHKKLTLTALLIALNVVLSTMIIIPVGPIKAAPVQHFVNVLSAVLLGPWYGLAQAFLSSCIRVMFGTGTAFAFPGSMIGVLLASLFYYVNRHLFVAAIGEVIGTGIIGSLICIPLAWILHMDDFLIKPLMAAFIVSSMIGATVSYALLIVLKRRGLLTKMEKYTKHKLK; encoded by the coding sequence ATGAACCATAAAAAGTTGACGTTAACTGCGTTACTAATCGCACTCAATGTTGTATTAAGTACAATGATCATCATACCTGTTGGCCCTATAAAAGCGGCACCTGTACAACACTTTGTCAATGTGTTGAGCGCTGTACTGTTAGGACCATGGTATGGATTAGCACAAGCATTCCTTTCATCATGTATTCGTGTGATGTTTGGAACAGGTACAGCTTTTGCTTTTCCAGGTAGCATGATTGGCGTGTTACTGGCTAGCTTGTTCTATTATGTGAATCGTCACCTGTTCGTTGCAGCGATTGGAGAAGTAATTGGGACGGGTATCATCGGAAGTCTCATTTGTATTCCTCTTGCATGGATTTTACACATGGACGACTTCCTTATCAAGCCGTTGATGGCGGCATTTATCGTTTCAAGTATGATCGGTGCTACTGTTAGCTATGCCTTATTGATTGTCTTAAAACGACGCGGTTTATTAACGAAGATGGAAAAATATACGAAGCACAAGTTAAAATGA